The Coffea eugenioides isolate CCC68of chromosome 8, Ceug_1.0, whole genome shotgun sequence genome has a segment encoding these proteins:
- the LOC113780118 gene encoding uncharacterized protein LOC113780118, with protein sequence MLMEVKSRKDGMQHIALTVEILWQIWKARNEVEFEEKHKHPMTVITKAVKEWEEFQKAQQIEQQLSISETETTEVQDEMVGESDNMRTISIAVGQHTEGQNMGIGITVQNTQSQICAAWALKERSTGSVTLDYFVALQLALCKIMAQGWQYIKILLACSQVLQLLKCQASRDMCMAGHLEDIRHISSLFRRCSFDSLPVEGNSICKRLSKLAMHFHFDEEILDPLCLSTLL encoded by the coding sequence ATGCTGATGGAGGTGAAGAGCCGTAAGGATGGAATGCAACATATAGCATTGACTGTGGAAATTTTGTGGCAAATCTGGAAAGCAAGGAATGAAGTTGAATTTGAAGAGAAACATAAGCATCCCATGACAGTAATTACCAAAGCTGTAAAGGAGTGGGAGGAATTCCAAAAAGCCCAACAGATAGAGCAGCAGCTGAGCATCTCAGAAACAGAGACAACAGAAGTCCAGGATGAAATGGTGGGGGAGAGTGACAATATGCGGACCATATCTATTGCAGTTGGCCAACATACTGAAGGGCAGAATATGGGCATTGGCATCACAGTACAAAACACTCAAAGCCAGATATGTGCGGCTTGGGCATTGAAGGAGAGGAGCACTGGTTCTGTTACGTTGGATTATTTTGTGGCGCTACAACTAGCTCTATGCAAGATAATGGCACAAGGTTGGCAGTACATTAAGATTCTACTAGCATGCTCTCAGGTGTTACAATTGCTAAAATGTCAAGCTTCAAGGGACATGTGTATGGCAGGCCACCTGGAGGACATAAGACACATCAGTTCTTTGTTTAGGAGATGCTCTTTTGATAGCCTGCCTGTTGAAGGTAATAGCATATGTAAGAGATTAAGTAAGCTAGcaatgcactttcactttgATGAGGAGATTCTAGACCCTCTGTGTCTTAGTACACTTTTGTAA